The following proteins come from a genomic window of Thiothrix winogradskyi:
- a CDS encoding FIST signal transduction protein, with the protein MQQKETAIILLVDEACESENLFRHAQAAIAAGAQSLLLLACERNGLTPALVDAGLQALPVPVFGGIFPQIVVGSRRLEQGYVVCGLPFAVTVEYVAKLSDPSADYRSDLAALAATVNPPQTLVVLVDGLSTRISALLESLYGEFGDECTYIGGGAGSLSFQQQACLFSNQGLVGDCAQLTALDLPVGIGIEHGWHSFAGPFFVTGSQHNTVLSLDYQPAFEIYRRVVEADSGRSFADTPFFELSKAYPFGLVRLTDDVVVRDPLFCRDNAITCIGEVPAHHMLYILKGDAEHLLLAARDCTLTALRAQSAPCMALLFDCVSRALFLDNRFQEELDTIHAQLPTGLPLLGVLSLGEIADAGNACLEFFNKTTVLGIVADA; encoded by the coding sequence ATGCAGCAAAAAGAGACTGCGATTATCCTGTTAGTGGATGAGGCATGTGAGAGCGAAAATTTATTCCGTCATGCGCAAGCCGCAATTGCAGCAGGTGCGCAGAGTCTGTTATTGCTGGCGTGTGAGCGCAATGGCTTGACTCCGGCATTGGTGGATGCTGGTTTGCAAGCTTTGCCCGTGCCGGTATTCGGTGGCATTTTCCCGCAAATCGTGGTCGGTTCGCGTCGCTTGGAACAGGGTTATGTGGTGTGTGGTCTGCCGTTTGCGGTGACGGTGGAATACGTCGCTAAGCTGTCAGACCCTAGCGCGGATTACCGTTCCGACCTTGCCGCCTTAGCCGCTACTGTTAACCCGCCGCAAACGTTAGTGGTGTTGGTTGATGGGTTGAGCACGCGGATTTCAGCTTTACTGGAAAGCCTCTACGGTGAATTCGGCGATGAATGCACGTATATCGGCGGCGGCGCGGGTTCCCTCAGTTTTCAGCAGCAAGCGTGTTTATTCAGCAATCAAGGTTTAGTCGGTGATTGCGCTCAACTGACCGCGTTGGATCTTCCCGTCGGAATCGGCATTGAACACGGCTGGCATAGCTTTGCTGGGCCTTTTTTCGTGACCGGCTCACAGCATAACACCGTATTATCGTTGGACTATCAACCCGCGTTTGAGATTTATCGCCGCGTGGTGGAAGCGGATAGCGGGCGTTCGTTTGCGGATACGCCGTTCTTTGAATTGAGCAAGGCTTATCCGTTTGGGTTGGTGCGTTTGACCGACGATGTGGTGGTGCGTGACCCGTTATTTTGCCGCGATAATGCGATTACGTGCATTGGTGAAGTGCCTGCGCATCACATGCTGTACATCCTCAAAGGCGATGCGGAACATTTATTGCTGGCGGCTCGTGATTGCACCTTAACGGCGTTACGCGCCCAGTCCGCACCGTGCATGGCGTTGCTGTTTGATTGTGTGAGCCGCGCCTTGTTTCTCGACAACCGTTTTCAGGAAGAACTCGACACTATCCACGCTCAGTTACCCACAGGATTGCCGCTGTTGGGCGTCTTGTCGCTGGGTGAAATTGCTGATGCAGGCAATGCTTGTCTGGAGTTTTTTAATAAAACCACGGTACTGGGGATTGTTGCTGACGCATGA
- a CDS encoding ATP-binding protein produces MSTTLELLSVQYALALLVGQSLDLRTMLHQFLPPALKLLNCRSGYLWLRRCEPFDTIPGIEPCYSYPKLKIPLVDKSANLAAVIQAIADNAWVLTQPLDIVETDGSYCHLLPIGQTGVLMLRRDPPLSTAHLQALTPVLMRLETACLACVQHANLEAARQEAERANQAKNEFLAMISHEIRTPMNSVMGLTDLLGYSELAPAQREYVELIRTSSGALLDIINEILDFSRIESGATHVNSAPFNVYALLETALAPLAVAARDKGIAFQWCIGADVPETVEGDAGRLRQVLINLVGNALKFTNRNGDIAINISALPHAPVGYARVRFSVRDTGIGIAAEQLKLIFQPFQQADSRISRRYGGTGLGLTISAQLVAMMGGELQVESQLAQGSTFYFTLLLPTQVTPTPATPVTDALGMVQRPLTILLAEDNEINGMFTRLLLNKVGHQVTVVENGREALESWQHQRPDVILMDMQMPVMDGVEATLLIRTNEQITGTHTPIIALTANVLASDRTRCLQAGMDDFLSKPVELPVLLAALERATAR; encoded by the coding sequence ATGAGTACGACATTAGAACTGTTATCGGTGCAATACGCCTTGGCGTTACTCGTGGGGCAAAGCTTGGATTTGCGTACGATGTTGCACCAGTTTCTCCCACCTGCCTTGAAATTGCTGAATTGCCGCAGCGGTTATTTGTGGTTACGCCGCTGTGAGCCATTTGACACAATTCCCGGCATTGAGCCTTGTTACAGTTACCCCAAACTGAAAATACCATTGGTGGATAAGTCCGCGAACCTCGCGGCGGTGATTCAAGCGATTGCGGATAACGCTTGGGTGTTGACGCAACCTTTGGATATTGTCGAAACCGACGGCAGTTATTGCCACCTGTTACCTATCGGGCAAACGGGCGTGTTGATGTTGCGCCGTGATCCGCCGTTGTCGACAGCGCATTTACAGGCACTGACCCCGGTATTAATGCGTTTGGAAACCGCGTGTTTGGCGTGTGTGCAACATGCCAATTTGGAAGCGGCGCGTCAGGAAGCCGAACGGGCGAATCAGGCGAAAAACGAATTTCTGGCAATGATTAGCCATGAAATCCGTACCCCGATGAACAGTGTGATGGGGCTGACCGATTTGCTGGGGTACAGCGAACTTGCGCCTGCACAACGTGAATACGTGGAGTTGATTCGGACATCTTCTGGTGCGTTGCTGGACATTATCAATGAGATTCTGGATTTTTCGCGGATTGAGTCCGGAGCAACTCATGTAAACAGTGCGCCATTTAATGTGTACGCTTTATTGGAAACGGCATTAGCGCCATTGGCAGTTGCAGCACGTGACAAGGGCATTGCCTTTCAGTGGTGCATTGGCGCGGATGTGCCGGAAACAGTAGAAGGTGATGCGGGGCGTTTACGGCAGGTGCTCATTAATCTGGTCGGTAATGCGTTAAAATTTACCAACCGTAATGGCGACATTGCGATCAATATCAGCGCTCTGCCACACGCCCCAGTGGGCTATGCACGGGTAAGGTTTAGTGTGCGTGATACGGGCATTGGGATTGCGGCAGAACAGCTAAAGCTTATTTTCCAGCCATTCCAGCAAGCGGATAGCCGAATTTCACGGCGTTATGGTGGGACAGGTTTAGGGCTGACCATTTCTGCGCAATTGGTGGCAATGATGGGTGGAGAATTGCAGGTTGAAAGCCAGCTTGCACAAGGTAGCACCTTTTACTTTACCTTGTTGCTGCCAACGCAAGTCACACCAACGCCAGCGACTCCCGTTACCGATGCCTTGGGCATGGTACAACGCCCACTGACAATTCTGTTGGCAGAAGACAATGAAATCAATGGCATGTTTACCCGCTTGCTGCTCAATAAAGTCGGGCATCAGGTGACGGTCGTCGAAAATGGGCGTGAGGCACTGGAAAGTTGGCAACACCAGCGCCCGGATGTGATCCTGATGGATATGCAAATGCCGGTCATGGATGGCGTGGAAGCCACGCTGCTGATTCGCACCAATGAGCAAATTACTGGCACACACACGCCGATTATTGCGCTGACCGCTAATGTGCTGGCGAGTGATCGAACCCGTTGCCTGCAAGCTGGTATGGATGATTTTCTCAGCAAACCGGTTGAGCTACCCGTGTTATTAGCGGCATTGGAGCGGGCAACTGCTCGCTAG
- a CDS encoding methylglyoxal synthase has product MHRHKIALVAHDNLKPALIQWSKANYPILAECALFATGTTGRLITEQTGLEVTCLLSGPLGGDQQIGARISEGLIDILIFFWDPMTPVPHDADVKALLRIATLLNIPMANNQSTADCVLAMLRLSKIDTQPWIVNFNAPPPLNYTGKAKQFPNRSSSLPLAARNKYQIPPIMSINAAPQPNVY; this is encoded by the coding sequence ATGCATAGACATAAAATCGCATTGGTTGCACACGACAATCTAAAACCGGCACTTATTCAGTGGTCGAAAGCCAATTACCCTATCCTAGCCGAATGTGCATTATTTGCTACCGGCACAACCGGGCGTTTGATAACAGAGCAAACGGGCTTGGAGGTAACGTGTTTACTCAGCGGACCACTCGGTGGTGATCAACAAATCGGGGCACGTATCTCGGAAGGCTTGATTGATATTTTAATTTTCTTTTGGGATCCGATGACGCCAGTGCCACACGACGCCGATGTCAAAGCCTTGCTGCGCATTGCCACCCTCTTGAATATTCCGATGGCAAATAATCAAAGCACCGCAGATTGTGTGCTGGCGATGTTGCGCCTGAGCAAAATCGACACACAGCCTTGGATTGTTAACTTCAATGCGCCACCACCGCTTAATTACACGGGGAAAGCCAAGCAATTCCCCAATCGAAGCAGTTCGTTACCGCTGGCAGCACGTAACAAATACCAGATTCCTCCGATTATGTCGATCAATGCAGCACCGCAACCCAACGTTTACTAA